A genomic window from Sporosarcina sp. Marseille-Q4063 includes:
- a CDS encoding beta-ketoacyl synthase N-terminal-like domain-containing protein: MDKVSVTGLGMTEFGKHEDISLKTLLLDACFEALKEAGFPKVDAVYVGNFMSGQLGNQEILGAIVANDLGLGSIPTVKVEGACASGGIAFRQGFLAIQSGEYENVLVAGVEKMKHRSTEETTLAINAAMDNDSNEKHAGLTFPGFFGTLANRYFYETGASKEHLAMVALKNREYAMNNPKAQFKKTTSIEEIMSARMITDPLGLFDCSPTTDGAAAVVLSKGKSGVMIRASAQASGTTQMQEAEDLISIPSIRESAKLAYKIAGFGPEDIDVVELHDCFTMTEMIAIEELGFFDKGTGWEAIEQGLTKHGGKIPVNTSGGLLSKGHPIGATGLAQIYQIVSQLRGISCNQVDDAKIGLAQNLGGTGAYSTVHIFERVNA, from the coding sequence ATGGATAAAGTTAGTGTAACGGGATTGGGAATGACTGAATTTGGAAAACATGAGGATATTTCGTTAAAAACATTACTTTTGGATGCTTGTTTCGAGGCTTTAAAAGAAGCAGGCTTTCCAAAAGTCGATGCAGTTTATGTAGGGAACTTCATGTCGGGTCAGTTAGGTAATCAAGAAATCTTAGGCGCAATTGTTGCGAACGACCTTGGCTTGGGCAGTATCCCGACAGTCAAAGTAGAAGGTGCATGTGCATCGGGTGGAATTGCTTTTCGACAAGGATTCCTTGCGATACAAAGCGGCGAGTATGAAAACGTCTTGGTTGCCGGTGTCGAGAAAATGAAGCACAGATCAACCGAAGAGACAACACTGGCGATTAATGCGGCTATGGATAATGATTCAAATGAAAAACACGCAGGCCTAACTTTCCCTGGATTTTTTGGAACGTTGGCAAATCGTTATTTTTATGAGACAGGTGCTTCAAAAGAGCACTTGGCAATGGTTGCTTTGAAAAATCGGGAATATGCAATGAATAATCCCAAAGCACAATTTAAAAAAACAACGAGTATCGAAGAAATAATGTCTGCAAGAATGATCACTGATCCACTTGGTTTATTTGATTGTTCACCAACAACGGATGGCGCCGCGGCAGTTGTTCTGTCAAAAGGGAAAAGTGGCGTGATGATAAGAGCATCTGCACAAGCATCTGGGACAACACAAATGCAAGAAGCCGAGGATTTGATTAGCATTCCTTCTATTAGAGAATCAGCAAAACTGGCTTATAAAATTGCTGGCTTCGGTCCTGAAGATATTGATGTTGTTGAGCTACATGATTGTTTTACAATGACTGAAATGATTGCAATCGAAGAACTTGGCTTTTTCGATAAAGGCACTGGATGGGAGGCCATCGAGCAAGGTTTGACAAAACACGGTGGGAAAATCCCCGTTAATACAAGTGGAGGACTGCTCTCTAAAGGTCATCCTATCGGGGCAACCGGACTTGCTCAAATCTATCAGATCGTCTCTCAACTCCGTGGAATAAGCTGCAATCA